A single Acidobacteriota bacterium DNA region contains:
- a CDS encoding DUF885 family protein, whose translation MRHPRLRLAPFTLLLALAIACVPAAPPAEETASGTHDDLLQLFEEFRVFQEPAIVDGVPDYTAEAMEAQRQGLEDYKRRLRAIDISEWTVSEQIDHHLVRAEMNGLDFHHRVTRPWSRDPAFYLMSQGGAGPAMSGFRSLFRFEPPFDETELAEYRTTLQAVPKVYEQAKSNLTEAVPDLGGIAIWAAPREARIYDEIAEQLAEHHPELVPDAEAARDAVLAFGGWVEENKPSWSGVAGIGKENYDWWLRNVHLSPYGWEESRMIVEQEYNRLVTFLALEEHRNRDLPPFEIADTPQKYADSLHQALRYVVDFLRDGEVMSVPDWVDPHDYSDPNEPPEPLPSDTSIDHKAREREILPGETHEYIGHMLDDQRRQRDDRPIRGADRRFNMEWMRMEGWAVALEELMMQAGVLDERPRRGREVEYLMNISHMSLALPDLAMHANLITFDESRALCAALMSKGWSREDERMVWYEMESNLRFPGFHTGVVVGKAHFMKLFRERAMQLGDQFVLRDFIDEFLAGGIIPISLIRWEMTGYDDEIRFLTGEDDVPNRVFDPALQLADRQ comes from the coding sequence ATGCGGCACCCCCGACTCCGCCTCGCTCCGTTCACTCTCCTGCTCGCGCTGGCGATCGCCTGCGTCCCGGCGGCGCCACCCGCCGAAGAGACCGCGTCCGGCACCCACGACGACCTGCTGCAGCTCTTCGAGGAGTTCCGCGTCTTCCAGGAACCGGCGATCGTGGACGGCGTGCCCGACTACACCGCCGAGGCGATGGAGGCCCAGCGGCAGGGCCTGGAGGACTACAAGCGCCGACTCCGGGCAATCGACATCTCGGAGTGGACCGTCTCCGAGCAGATCGACCATCACCTGGTCCGCGCCGAGATGAACGGCCTCGACTTCCACCACCGGGTGACGCGGCCCTGGTCGCGGGACCCGGCCTTCTACCTGATGTCCCAGGGCGGCGCCGGGCCGGCGATGTCGGGTTTCCGGTCGCTGTTCCGATTCGAACCGCCCTTCGACGAAACGGAGCTTGCCGAGTACAGGACGACCCTCCAGGCGGTGCCGAAGGTCTACGAGCAGGCAAAGTCCAACCTGACCGAGGCAGTGCCCGATCTCGGCGGGATCGCGATCTGGGCCGCTCCGCGGGAGGCGCGCATCTACGACGAGATCGCGGAACAGCTCGCCGAGCACCACCCGGAACTCGTCCCGGACGCCGAGGCTGCCCGCGACGCGGTCCTGGCCTTCGGCGGCTGGGTCGAGGAGAACAAGCCGTCGTGGAGCGGCGTCGCCGGCATCGGCAAGGAGAACTACGACTGGTGGCTGCGCAACGTTCACCTCTCGCCCTACGGCTGGGAGGAGAGCCGGATGATCGTCGAGCAGGAGTACAACCGGCTCGTCACCTTCCTGGCGCTCGAGGAACACCGCAACCGCGACCTGCCGCCGTTCGAGATCGCCGACACGCCGCAGAAGTACGCCGACAGCCTGCACCAGGCGCTCCGTTATGTCGTCGACTTCCTGCGCGACGGCGAGGTCATGAGCGTTCCGGACTGGGTCGACCCGCACGACTACAGCGACCCGAACGAGCCGCCGGAGCCGTTGCCCTCAGACACGAGCATCGACCACAAGGCGCGGGAGCGCGAGATCCTGCCCGGCGAGACCCACGAGTACATCGGCCACATGCTCGACGACCAGCGGCGCCAGCGCGACGACCGGCCGATCCGCGGCGCCGACCGCCGCTTCAACATGGAGTGGATGCGGATGGAGGGCTGGGCGGTCGCCCTCGAGGAACTCATGATGCAGGCCGGCGTCCTCGACGAACGGCCGCGCCGCGGCCGCGAGGTCGAGTACCTGATGAACATCTCCCACATGAGCCTGGCCCTGCCCGACCTCGCCATGCACGCGAACCTGATCACCTTCGACGAATCGCGGGCACTCTGCGCCGCGCTGATGTCCAAGGGCTGGTCCCGGGAGGACGAGCGCATGGTCTGGTACGAGATGGAGTCCAACCTGCGCTTTCCCGGCTTCCACACCGGCGTCGTCGTCGGCAAGGCCCACTTCATGAAGCTCTTCCGCGAACGCGCCATGCAACTGGGCGACCAGTTCGTGCTCCGCGACTTCATCGACGAGTTCCTGGCCGGCGGCATCATCCCGATTTCCCTGATCCGCTGGGAGATGACCGGCTACGACGACGAGATCCGTTTCCTGACCGGCGAGGACGACGTGCCGAACCGGGTGTTCGATCCGGCGCTGCAACTCGCGGACCGCCAGTAG
- a CDS encoding sulfatase-like hydrolase/transferase, giving the protein MNRRDHLLSRREVLVSGAAATAAALTGCGDAQIPGPRAIRRPNILLLISDQHRFDWVGRNPDIPVPTPHLDALAARGADFTRAIVSSPVCGPSRSCLASGMEYENCTVARNRDEYNAALRPTFYKHLYDSGYHTMACGKIDLHKGPAGRRPDGKLHMEEWGFSDMLITGSKGGDDSEPYGFWLDSLDPPLKDIHNADIEARREPRHVNWWGMTQATPIGDHAYKDNYTARTGMELLDGVPEGNPWFLIVNFNGPHPPMDITERMEREYRGPDRVIEDFPQPHNYHGIARAGQMLAPPSPFTPEHHVRIRQNYAAMIENIDRWIGLYEERLAERGELDDTIVIYTSDHGEMLGDHDYWGKGLPHEASWKVPLVMAGPGIAAGTRSDALVTNMDLAATSLDYGETGVPEEMQSRSLRPLLDSGGGEHREHMRSALNSGSAASGRFRVVQDHRYKLVDGFLEETELYDLEVDPWDDENIAAAKPDVVARLEKLLV; this is encoded by the coding sequence ATGAACCGTCGAGACCACCTTCTCTCTCGCCGCGAGGTTCTCGTCTCCGGCGCCGCGGCGACAGCGGCGGCTCTCACCGGCTGCGGCGACGCCCAGATCCCCGGCCCGCGCGCGATCAGGCGGCCGAACATCCTGCTGCTCATCTCCGACCAGCACCGGTTCGACTGGGTGGGGCGGAACCCGGACATCCCGGTTCCAACGCCTCACCTGGACGCGTTGGCGGCGCGCGGCGCCGACTTCACCCGCGCGATCGTGTCATCGCCGGTGTGCGGCCCGTCGCGGTCGTGCCTGGCATCCGGCATGGAGTACGAGAACTGCACCGTCGCGAGGAACCGCGACGAGTACAACGCGGCGCTCCGGCCGACCTTCTACAAGCACCTCTACGACAGCGGCTACCACACGATGGCCTGCGGCAAGATCGACCTGCACAAGGGTCCGGCCGGCCGGCGGCCGGACGGCAAGCTCCACATGGAGGAGTGGGGCTTCTCCGACATGTTGATCACCGGCAGCAAGGGTGGCGACGACAGCGAGCCCTACGGGTTCTGGCTCGATTCGCTCGACCCGCCGCTCAAGGACATCCACAACGCGGACATCGAGGCGCGGCGAGAGCCCCGGCACGTCAACTGGTGGGGGATGACGCAGGCGACGCCAATCGGCGACCACGCCTACAAGGACAACTACACCGCTCGCACCGGAATGGAACTGCTCGACGGCGTGCCCGAAGGCAACCCCTGGTTCCTGATCGTCAACTTCAACGGCCCCCATCCGCCGATGGACATCACGGAGCGGATGGAGCGGGAGTATCGCGGGCCCGACCGGGTGATCGAGGACTTCCCGCAGCCGCACAACTACCACGGCATCGCGCGCGCCGGACAGATGCTCGCGCCACCGTCACCGTTCACGCCGGAGCATCACGTCCGCATTCGCCAGAACTACGCGGCGATGATCGAGAACATCGACCGCTGGATCGGCCTCTACGAGGAGCGGCTGGCGGAGCGGGGCGAGCTGGACGACACGATCGTCATCTACACCAGCGACCACGGCGAGATGCTCGGTGACCATGACTACTGGGGCAAGGGGCTTCCCCACGAAGCGTCATGGAAAGTGCCCCTGGTGATGGCCGGGCCGGGCATCGCCGCCGGCACACGCAGCGACGCCCTCGTCACGAACATGGACCTCGCCGCGACCAGTCTCGACTACGGCGAGACCGGCGTTCCCGAGGAGATGCAGAGCCGGTCGCTGCGGCCGCTGCTCGACTCCGGGGGCGGCGAGCACCGGGAGCACATGCGCTCGGCGCTCAACTCGGGGAGCGCGGCGAGCGGCCGCTTCCGGGTCGTCCAGGACCACCGCTACAAGCTGGTCGACGGCTTCCTGGAAGAGACGGAGCTGTACGACCTGGAAGTGGATCCGTGGGATGACGAGAACATCGCGGCCGCGAAGCCGGACGTGGTGGCGCGGCTGGAGAAGCTGCTGGTCTGA
- a CDS encoding tetratricopeptide repeat protein yields the protein MDGDHHTGALQSSKQYVGCATAVLLLLATHVACTPGPDEAPGPSAETAIPHPALTDLEPPLARELEARRAALDTVLTSDTATTAEQARALGELGRLYQAHRLLEAALACYEKAHALAPDSFEWAYYLGVLAAGSGDVEAAATAFRHALELRRDDGPALIRLADLELEQGRVGEAELLYVRAAAVDDSAAVAYGMGRVSEERGEYRQAIEQFQRALTLQPRASVVHYNLGQAYRELGEFDRAEEALARSGPSRVAMADPLMHELTTLAIGALPHLARGHAAAREGRLAEAESAYRQAVAADATNVRAHESLGTLLVRRGSPEAAVEHFGVAIRLEPGNAQAHSDLGVLLSELGRNDRALEHLGRAVELEPGQVEALLTLGNVQTRMSRLDEAEATYRQVLESDAANGDARLGLGAVLAQTGDFDSAATELREALRLLPEGDRTPQVHFGLAEALVRTGRLEEALSHYTRVRDLDPTQGLAWLREATVLMGLGRFADARAVLEARLAVDSADGPAAHSLARLLAGAPDPSLRDGQMAMAIAGALLEADNSAPSAETAAMALAEVGRFEEAVSIQRTLVQEALRQGRTGEERRLARNLERYERREACCARAADAFPPY from the coding sequence GTGGATGGAGATCACCATACAGGAGCGCTCCAGTCCTCGAAGCAGTACGTCGGGTGCGCGACTGCGGTTCTCCTGCTCCTGGCCACCCATGTCGCCTGCACTCCCGGCCCCGATGAGGCGCCGGGGCCGTCAGCCGAGACCGCGATCCCGCACCCGGCCCTGACGGACCTGGAGCCGCCGCTCGCCCGAGAACTCGAAGCCAGGCGCGCCGCTCTCGACACCGTGCTCACCAGCGACACGGCGACCACCGCCGAGCAGGCACGAGCGTTGGGCGAGTTGGGTCGTCTCTACCAGGCCCACCGCCTGCTGGAGGCAGCACTGGCCTGCTACGAGAAGGCGCACGCGCTGGCTCCCGATTCCTTCGAATGGGCCTACTACTTGGGGGTCCTCGCAGCTGGAAGCGGGGACGTCGAAGCCGCGGCCACGGCTTTCCGGCACGCTCTCGAACTGCGTCGCGACGACGGGCCGGCCCTGATCCGGCTCGCCGACCTGGAACTCGAGCAGGGGCGGGTCGGGGAGGCGGAGCTGCTCTACGTTCGGGCTGCTGCCGTCGACGATTCGGCCGCCGTGGCCTATGGGATGGGCCGGGTCTCCGAGGAGCGTGGCGAGTACCGCCAGGCCATCGAGCAGTTCCAGCGCGCGCTGACGCTGCAGCCGCGTGCTTCCGTCGTCCACTACAACCTCGGTCAGGCCTACCGCGAACTGGGCGAGTTCGACCGCGCCGAAGAAGCGCTGGCGCGGAGCGGGCCGAGCCGTGTCGCCATGGCCGATCCGCTGATGCACGAGTTGACGACGCTCGCCATCGGCGCCTTGCCCCATCTTGCCCGAGGCCATGCCGCCGCCCGGGAGGGTCGGCTGGCCGAAGCGGAATCCGCCTACCGGCAGGCGGTGGCGGCCGACGCGACGAATGTGCGCGCGCACGAGAGCCTCGGGACGCTGCTGGTCCGTCGTGGCAGTCCCGAAGCGGCCGTGGAGCACTTCGGCGTTGCGATCCGTCTGGAACCCGGGAACGCCCAGGCCCACTCGGACCTCGGCGTTCTCCTTAGTGAACTGGGGCGAAACGATCGCGCGCTGGAGCACCTCGGCCGGGCGGTCGAACTCGAGCCGGGGCAGGTGGAGGCGCTGCTGACGCTGGGCAACGTCCAGACTCGAATGAGTCGGCTCGACGAGGCGGAGGCTACATACCGCCAGGTGCTCGAGAGTGACGCTGCGAACGGCGATGCTCGACTCGGGCTCGGCGCCGTGCTCGCGCAGACTGGCGACTTCGACTCGGCCGCCACGGAACTGCGCGAGGCCTTGCGCCTGCTACCCGAGGGCGACCGGACACCGCAGGTTCATTTCGGCCTCGCCGAGGCCCTGGTGCGCACCGGCCGGTTGGAGGAAGCCCTGTCGCACTACACGCGGGTGCGCGACCTCGACCCGACGCAGGGGCTCGCCTGGCTGCGCGAGGCGACGGTGCTGATGGGACTGGGGCGCTTCGCGGACGCCAGGGCCGTGCTCGAAGCGCGGCTGGCGGTCGACTCGGCCGACGGGCCGGCCGCTCACTCGCTCGCCCGGCTCCTCGCCGGCGCCCCGGACCCATCGCTTCGCGACGGTCAGATGGCCATGGCCATCGCCGGAGCTCTCCTCGAAGCGGACAACTCGGCGCCGAGCGCCGAGACCGCAGCCATGGCGCTGGCTGAAGTTGGCCGCTTCGAGGAAGCGGTCAGCATCCAGCGCACCCTCGTCCAGGAAGCACTCCGTCAGGGTCGCACCGGCGAAGAGCGGCGGCTGGCTCGGAACCTGGAGCGCTACGAGCGTCGCGAGGCCTGTTGCGCCCGGGCGGCGGACGCGTTTCCGCCGTATTGA
- a CDS encoding aldo/keto reductase has translation MQYRTLGRTGLKVSPLGLGTSNFGDVTPEDEARRIIERALDAGVNLVDLGHIYGDGLAERIVGSVLRETGRRHEVLISTKIYPGEFDDETGLARVEHVPGQSPNEQGLSRAGILNACDAALRRLQTDHIDLYQTHRPDFGIPIDETLRAFDDLVRAGKVRYIGCSTYPAWGVMEALMVSELKGYVRFSSEQAPYNLLDRRIENELIPLCRKHGLGILAWAPLGMGVLAGRYSDATEYPEGSRAELLGKYYARRVTERAVKVGIEFARLAAEAGITPAQLAILWCKDQSGITAPLIGPRKLEHVDELVAVQEMTLDPDIAAACDALVPPGSAVSDFHNTSGWMKTRLTW, from the coding sequence ATGCAGTACCGCACTCTCGGACGCACCGGCCTGAAGGTCTCGCCGCTCGGCCTCGGCACGAGCAACTTCGGCGACGTGACGCCGGAGGACGAGGCGCGGCGGATCATCGAGCGGGCGCTCGACGCCGGCGTGAACCTGGTCGACCTCGGCCACATCTACGGCGACGGTCTCGCCGAGCGGATCGTCGGCAGCGTGCTCAGGGAGACCGGCCGGCGACACGAGGTCCTGATCTCGACGAAGATCTACCCGGGCGAGTTCGATGACGAAACGGGGCTGGCGCGCGTTGAGCACGTTCCCGGACAGAGTCCGAACGAGCAGGGGCTGTCGCGCGCCGGCATCCTGAACGCCTGCGACGCCGCGCTACGCCGGCTGCAGACCGACCACATCGACCTGTACCAGACCCACCGGCCCGACTTCGGCATCCCGATCGACGAGACGTTGCGCGCGTTCGACGACCTCGTGCGGGCCGGCAAGGTCCGCTACATCGGCTGCTCGACCTACCCCGCCTGGGGCGTGATGGAAGCGCTCATGGTGAGCGAACTGAAGGGCTACGTTCGCTTCTCCTCGGAGCAGGCGCCCTACAACCTGCTCGACCGGCGGATCGAGAACGAGCTGATCCCGCTGTGTCGGAAGCACGGCCTCGGCATCCTCGCCTGGGCGCCGCTCGGAATGGGCGTGCTGGCCGGCCGGTACTCGGATGCCACGGAGTACCCGGAAGGCTCACGCGCCGAGCTGCTCGGAAAGTACTACGCCCGCCGGGTCACCGAGCGCGCCGTGAAGGTCGGCATCGAGTTCGCCAGACTCGCGGCGGAGGCCGGCATCACGCCGGCCCAGCTTGCGATCCTCTGGTGCAAGGACCAGTCGGGGATCACCGCTCCGTTGATCGGCCCCAGGAAGCTCGAACACGTCGACGAGCTCGTCGCGGTCCAGGAGATGACGCTCGACCCCGATATCGCCGCCGCCTGCGACGCGCTGGTCCCGCCCGGCAGCGCCGTGTCGGACTTCCACAACACGTCGGGCTGGATGAAGACGCGCCTCACCTGGTAA
- a CDS encoding sulfatase-like hydrolase/transferase: MTDKSTRREFLRQSSSLVAGSSLAGLAGACAGPSSRTPADAAGRRPNFLFFFPDQHRYDWIGLDDYAVPLSTPNMARLAHTGVNFTSAVVAAPTCAPSRSCLASGMEYDRCGVPDNRYDYPADRPTYHRLLREAGYHTMACGKLDLSKGSSDWGLDGTNRADAWGFSAMINNAGKGAGMYYLREPFGPSDPYYAYLDSLEPPQGRICAEDMTRRNASRPEGWWGDTTPSPLGPEAYCDNWIARNGLDLLEQAPADEPWHLVVNFVGPHPPMDITREMDRTVRGPDRVLEGLGLPHNYTGSFTAEQHLGSRRNYAAMIENIDMWLGRYIDWLEERGQLENTIIVYSSDHGEMLGEHGRWGKGVPYRASVGVPLLVAGPGVRRGFRTGTPVSIMDLAATFLDYGGVEVPGEMDSRSLRPVLEGATDSHREVVLSGLRDFRMAWDGRYKLVRGYRDQEWRLWDLLADPEESRNLASWQPDQVRRLRERLPERRA, translated from the coding sequence ATGACCGATAAGAGCACTCGGCGCGAGTTCCTGCGGCAGTCGTCGAGCCTGGTCGCCGGAAGCAGTCTGGCGGGCCTCGCTGGCGCTTGCGCGGGTCCGAGTTCGCGGACGCCGGCCGACGCGGCGGGACGCCGGCCGAACTTCCTTTTCTTCTTTCCCGATCAGCACCGGTACGACTGGATCGGCCTCGACGACTACGCGGTGCCGCTGTCCACGCCGAACATGGCGCGGTTGGCACACACCGGCGTCAACTTCACTTCCGCCGTCGTCGCGGCGCCGACCTGCGCTCCCTCGCGGTCCTGCCTGGCCTCTGGAATGGAGTACGACCGTTGCGGCGTACCGGACAACCGGTACGACTACCCGGCCGACCGCCCGACCTACCATCGTCTGCTCCGCGAGGCCGGTTACCACACGATGGCCTGCGGCAAGCTCGACCTGTCGAAGGGCAGCAGCGACTGGGGCCTCGACGGCACGAACCGCGCCGACGCCTGGGGCTTCTCCGCGATGATCAACAACGCCGGCAAGGGTGCCGGCATGTACTACCTCCGGGAGCCGTTCGGCCCGAGCGACCCGTACTACGCCTACCTGGATTCTCTCGAACCGCCGCAGGGGCGGATCTGCGCCGAGGACATGACGAGGCGGAACGCGAGCAGGCCGGAGGGTTGGTGGGGAGACACGACCCCCTCACCCCTCGGCCCCGAGGCGTACTGCGACAACTGGATTGCTCGCAACGGCCTCGACCTGCTCGAACAGGCGCCGGCAGACGAGCCCTGGCACCTGGTCGTGAACTTCGTCGGTCCTCATCCGCCGATGGACATCACGCGGGAGATGGACCGGACGGTGCGCGGCCCCGACCGCGTCCTCGAGGGACTTGGTTTGCCGCACAACTACACCGGTTCGTTCACGGCTGAGCAGCACCTGGGCTCACGCCGGAACTACGCCGCGATGATCGAGAACATCGACATGTGGCTCGGCCGCTACATCGATTGGCTGGAGGAGAGGGGACAACTCGAGAACACGATCATCGTCTACTCCTCGGACCACGGCGAGATGCTCGGTGAGCACGGGCGCTGGGGCAAGGGCGTGCCCTACCGGGCCTCGGTCGGCGTGCCGCTGCTCGTGGCCGGGCCCGGAGTCCGTCGCGGCTTTCGGACTGGCACTCCGGTCTCGATCATGGACCTCGCGGCAACCTTCCTCGATTACGGCGGCGTAGAGGTCCCGGGTGAGATGGACAGCCGCTCCCTCCGGCCCGTGCTCGAAGGCGCGACCGATAGCCACCGTGAGGTCGTCCTCTCGGGCCTGCGGGACTTCCGGATGGCCTGGGACGGCCGCTACAAGCTGGTCCGCGGCTACCGCGACCAGGAGTGGCGGCTGTGGGACCTGCTGGCGGACCCGGAGGAGTCGCGGAACCTGGCCTCCTGGCAGCCGGACCAGGTGCGGCGCCTTCGGGAGCGGTTGCCTGAGCGGCGGGCCTAG